The sequence ATATCAAAGGAAATATTCAAAGGCGTAGGCCTATGTACAAGAAATTTCATTAAATTACTTTTCAGATGAATTGCCTTTACAAGGATTCTCCTTTGTTATTGATTAttcaattttcaaaataattgtgaaaacacaattttaaatacttgctttagtattttacattaatgaagCAAAACAAGGCTATATAACATGATAAGAATGATATCCATTCTGCAAAAGTTTAACAGGGAGGCCAGTATTGGGATAAGGTttctttgaataattttgttCTATGACAACTAATTGagcaaatgtttctatttatttcccTTAATAACTTATTGGCTGATTGTAGCCTAGTTTCCTGTAAACTGTTTTAGTGGAAGTGTCTGCTTAGAAAATTTACTTATATGGCAAATCTAGTCGATCAAAATTCCCTTCAAATCAAAACACAGCTTTATTTTGATTCGAACGGGATGGGAGAGCCACAGTTCAATGCCATTTCctcaaataattacataattgtgTGGACAAATGACTTCTGTTTGCAATTCCTGACAGCATTGCCCTGTTAAATGAATCAGCGCTGTGTGGTTTGACTGGGTGGGGTGTGTGGAGGACGGTCCAGTGGGCAGCAGGAGCACTCTTATTaacacatcagaaaaacaaacacagcacCTGCCTGTGGCTCAGCTGGCCCAGATTAATTCTCTTTAGTTGGGCTCATAGGAGGAAGGGGGTAAACGTGCCAAGCAAGTGATTATAGCTTCAGCTCTGTGGGAGCCCTCACACCCtcccttcctttctctctctcactctctctttctatctacTTGCATGCACAACTCATTCTCAGCCCAACATTTCCAGCCCAGAGATTTAAGTCCCAAAGTCTTTTAAGAAGACCAGACAAGAACATGCTTTGCATGCTTGAATAAGTAAAGTGAACATTTGAAATTTTCATCTGTTTCAAACTCAATTAGCATCAAATGATTCCTAAATGATACCCTTCCTCTCTTGTTACCTTCTGTCACCTGTCACATCTCCAAAATGACTTAATATCCCACCCACGTGACTCCTTTCAGGTTCTGTTAAGTGCCGACAGCAATCAAGGGCTGTTGAACGCTCCCATGGCATTAGATCCTTCTGTTGACTCGCAAGAAAAATAACCTTGATTGCTGGAGCAATTTAGTTAATTAGAAACTGTCCAAGATCATGACGTTTCTTACACGCAATGTCATACTTTGCATTCAGGAATTTTTAGTGCAAATTACCAGGCTGCTCTATGTTGTTAGTGGCCGTGCTAACAAGTTATTTTTAACAGGTAATTTAGTCGGCTAATGAAGCTTGAAGAATTTTAGGTTCTTAATCTGTTTCTGTTGAAAAGCCAAGTGTGAAGTTTACTTTGCTCAAGTGTCTCTCATTTTTCAGAGCAAAATCATTATTCACATGCAGCACTTTCACATCCACCCGCATTAGTGATTGCAATGCAGACAAGAGGTGAAAAATGTTCTTGACagattttatttgcaaatgtgaaataaattgACTAGTGCCCTACACATCCCTGGTGTTGAGGGTCGAACACCACAGGTTTAATTTCATCTTAAGGCCGTCACTGCCTGGCCCTGAGAGTTTTGACAGTGATCTGTGCTTCACGATCAACACAGCTGATGATTTATAATGTGTCACTTTACCTTACATACTATAATTTCATTTGTGATgcatttgtgatatatatattccACCAATACCAAAGTATTATGTAGTATTGGTAAGTATTTGCATTTTACCAAGtatgtaactaaaataatattcaagACTTAAtgttggaaaatgtaaaaaatggagAATCAGCAGTTCACCCCTGCTGGCAGATACTGTAACTGCACCATAATATTTCTCTATTAACAGCCATTCAAGAGCTGGGTATTCTGATGAAAAACATTTTGCAGAGTTTTCTCTTTCTGCTGCCTTTTTATGTCACGGCTCAGGATGGTTGTAAGCCAGTTAAATGCTTGGGACCTTAATAGGATactccatccaaaaatgaaaacgttCTCATTATTTATGCCATACCATATGTACAGCATATGACTTTCTTATTACAGATGAACATGAACTTATTACAGAAGTCCATATAACCCAATTGTACGGGACACTTGAACTTGGTAATGCATAATGGTAATGCATATGACCCCAGCTGATGAATCTATAaaagaaaatttgtattttactttttttttttttaactataaactgCTTACCCAACggtcaaacaaatacacacatatagcAGTTGGCCTATCATTTAGCTTCAGAAGACATTAATTCATTCTTATTTtcactttgtgtggtttttgaaccTCAGCTTTGGACTAAGAGatggattatttttctaaaaatccctgtgttcatctgaagaaacaGTCATATTGATCTATGACTctatgaggatttttttttaggtgaactatcccttaaatatGTCTTTTCCAGGGATTTTGAATTCTTATATGGATTCTGACAACAAAAACTACATCTAAACCACACAACCTTTGTTTAGCCAAGAGTTTAGCAGTAGCCTAAATGCGTAGCAAGCAAAAAGCAGCGTGTTGATCATCAGCTGTGTCCACAGATGGTTGCCATGGGgctaatgtcattgtgttgtccACAGAACTTGCATTCAAAACAAACGCTCTGTGCCACATCAGTTGAGTCAGCCCTCAGGCCAGGGACTGAAAACTTTGTTTTATGGCTCCAGTGTTCTTTTGCTCCATGAAGTTTGCAGGAAAGTCTGTTCCTATAATTCTTCCAGGGTTTACAGTGATAAACCAAGAGATTGAGTTCAGATAGCAGATTTTGTTGGGTTGTATCACTAAAAACAGCTGTCATGATACGTCAAACAGTCAGTGCACAATAACTTTATTCATAAGCTTATATCATTGTGCAACATACATCTTATGAGAACATGCATTACAATGCAACGGCAGGCCCATCACATTCAAAGTGTGTCATATAAAGCATGAAAAGCTAcgtatataaaacataataaatagtaaaaaatcaaaatgtaaatgtacactcATTACCTCAGGGACTGCATGCAGTTCGTCCTTATCCTCCCTTTTCACTCCATCAGTATTATCTTTACCTCCTCAAGGCCAAAACAAAGAGCTGCAATGGTTAATGCTTCCACCAGGAAGGCTGACGAATGacgttcaaggtttttttttttttgaaaatcacagcattttagtaaaactgtatttgttttctCTGCTTTTTTATGTTAAATCCACTTTGCTGTAGACATGGCACAAATGCTTTGATATTGGTACAAAAAATTTGTTGATTACAGACTTGCTGAATGTATTATTTAAGGTTTCTGCCTGCTGTTAGTTTTCTGAGAGAACAtctaacaaacattataaacgtGGGACATAACATTGCAGACATGACTGGCATAAATAggcttttcatcaaataaattacaACCTCCATGCAATGCATGGCCTATTGGTTACTACAAAGCATCTTTTTGTATCACAGTATGTACTATGATTTAAAACGCTGTTTCCACCTAGTTACATTTAGGTTTTGAGCAaatagtcaaaataataataatactgacaaACAGATAAGCAAAGTCATTGCTTGAAGCAATTCCAAACAAGCGTTTTTGTCTGTGCTGAAAATACTGCTTTAAGCCCCATCTCCCCCAGggattttatatgtgtttttcttttcttttctgagcGATATGATCTtggaacaaaataatttttataatacatacaaTTTATATACATTCCTTTAGTTTTAATCTCTATGAAATGCAAGAGATGTAGCCCCCAGGCCATAGTCCACATGGGATCCAATTTAAAATCTTCATTTGAAGTTTTACAGTGTGTCCACTGCAGATGAGGTACAGTATCATTTCTATCCCTTCTGCTCCGGGGAAGTGGGCTCTCTTTCAACAGTGTAAAATCTTAATGAAAGCTTTGCGAAACTCAATGTTGAAAGTAGTGTATATGATGGGATTTACGGCACTGTTCACATAGCCCAGCCACGTAAAGGCAGTGTAGAGTTCAGGAGGGACTTGGCAGTAGGTGTTCACAATGTGCGTGATGAAGAACGGCAGCCAGCAGATGATAAAtacacctgaaaataaagcacacaGAGGTAATAATTCAGTTTGGGTGGGAAATGTTAAGAAACTGAGTTGAGAacctatataaaatatttcattcaggGGTGCATATGTACAATATTCagttaaatgaaatcaaacagtATAGCTAAATCTGAAGTGGGTAATTTGCTTAGTCTAGAGTCTTCCCTCAAAATTTGGCTACTTTTCAAATGTTGCTGTGGGATACTGTTTTTTCTCTGTCGGTTAAAGATTTGACCGATTATTTAACTGTGCTAGATCTTAACAGTTTACAGGGAGGGACAATGGTAGTCCTTTACAAAGACTAACTGTGTTTATGATTGCTACTATATAGTGATCTACAAATGCATAACAGTgattgtaaaatatacattttaggtaTGGGAGTAGCATATATGATATTTGGGCTAGGGTCATTGACCTAGTTTTGATTGGCCATTGGACTAGTTTTTGTTACacagatctggcaaccctgctgGTTGTTATGACGAAATacaaagcaatgttttgaaagtgccacagtgtttacacttatGAGCAAATCAACCAAAAATGTTTACCTTCAAGCATTttaacgtcaaaaaaaaaaaaacatacacttcACCATTAAAGTACTTTAAAGCAACACTTACCAAGGACAATAGCTAACATTTGAGTAGCCTTCTTCTCCTTCTGCTGGGAGATTTTGCGTTTGTTAAGTGTCTTGACCGATGTCTGTGTTTTGCCGGTGGGGGAGACCTGGATCTCAAATGCTTTGGCCCCTTTTGTGATATTGCTGGTGTTGCCATTTCTTTCAGGTTTGACACCGGCTTCAGGCGATGGGGGTGATATGTCAGTCTCTCTTAGATTAGAGTTAACCAGCCTGCTGTGTTGTTGACTTGTACCAGACTGATCCTGCTTCCTCTGTCTCGGAGGGTTTAAGTTTGTCATTTCATCCATCTGGATGTCATCGCCATTGTTTACCACCTCCTTTATGAAGATCTaacaaaaaagatgaaaaagaagtaATTTTGGTTCAAATTAGTGCTGAAGTGCTCAGGCTTTGATAATGAAATGAATTGGTTCACTTTATCAAACAGCTCATTTAATAACAGAACAGTGTATTGTTTCCGTCAACATAACTTTATATGaagtctacactggatgcagagattaacatttaatatttgctgCCACACTGTCATTTCTCAAATGTCATCTGTCGTTATTACTTCTGGTACAAGCTCAAGAATCCTGTCAAGAGCGATATTTGGAAAGAAAAAATGAAACTGGCTGTACCACGTTTTTGTTGTTCACAGGAAAATTCCCACTGGACTTGACGATCACAGTGCAGAGTTTCACATCATCAGGGTGGGTGCATTTCTGAAACACATGGGAGAGACACCAGACTGTTTTGACAGATTTAGACCAGAAAGGAATTAGTTGTCCTGCCCTAGGTTCGGTttaaatttatttgcaattatagAAACATGCAACTGGAAGGTTGGTAATTCCATTCAGTCACAGtgatattttatgcaaatttcaGCTTATAGATCATGTTTATAGGTAATGCGCTAGGAAAAGTTTCCAAAtcctttaacattttaaattagctGAGGATTGCCAAAGCTTTGCATTCTCAATCTCCAAAGCATACGTTTTGAATGCACAAGTGGCCAATCTAAAGATCATTTCAGATCTAAATCCAAAACTTCAGCATTTTGAAAACAAGACACTTGCTGTATAGAAGGAAAAGGACGAGTTttgcaattcaaaatgaaagctcTCCTGAAATAAACATGATGTTGATCCGAGCCTGTTTTCACATCAGAATTCTTTGGAGGAGACACAGCAGTGACAGAAACCACTGATAGGAGATGCTATGTTTACTTATGCCGTCAGGACACAGTATGAGAACTCCCTAACCACAAATGGCTCTCAATAATGCACTGATGCCCTTGCAGAAGCTTAAGACTGGGTAGATAAGCTATCAGTTTCTTTAAATAATGCTATATTGAATTTATTCTGCTGCGGCATGGGCTCCATGGAAAAGCCTGGATGTCGTTGCTCCGTGTAAAACAATGCAAAGACTAGCCATGTATTATAATAACAGCCAAATGAAGCAGCGGCCATTTCCTGCATGGCACACATTAATTTGCTGTATGTCGGCAAAATCAATACAagcaaaaaaagaggaaaaggtCATTCTAGACACGCTATGATCACAGatctaaaaaaatatgtgctattATTTACTACTATCCAACTGTTCATTAGAGATATACTGCTACTGCTATATTACTGATATACAGCTAATGGGAATTGCAGTGCTGATGAATTACTTTGAAATTCATTGACACTGCAGTTTTTAACAATCCCAATTCACTAAACTCTACTAGAGTGCCAAGTAAGTAGAAACTTTCATCATCCTGCAGCTTTTCTCACCTTTAAAGTCGAGCTCATATCCATGTCCGTAACTGGGcatgtgtgtttggtgttgaCACGTTTCCGCCTCTTTCGCAGTACCACGTAGATCTGCACGTATACTAGCAGTGTTATGATGAAGGGAACGTAGAATGATACAATAGAGGAGTACACTACAAAGGCAGGGTTTGCGATCACACACAAAGCATCGTCATGAGTGACTGCAATGAAAAAATAGAGTGGAAATTAGTGACATTGtcttatgtattatgtattatataaacaaaatggaGTTTACTGACTAGACCGGTAAAACAGATGTCTGGGTAAGTAATATATGACTGTACATGTTACAGAAAGTGACAAACTTAAcacttattaaattttaataatgaaaaagttagtggaaaaaaattctcaaaattctTTCCTAAATACATACTTATATACTAAAAAATTAAGAGGCACAGAGAGAAAGCATAAAGGTATCAATGCAGCAGCTGACATAATACTTGTATTAAATACTGCGGAATATAACACTCAACTTCCCAGTCTCttacattataatttgttttgttcatgCCTACAAATCCCTGACCTCATCCTCCCAGCACAAGCATTCAAGCAGAAGAATGCTGATTAAATGACTTcctcaaaaataacttttaaatgaagTGACGACCTAACTTAATTTTAGCTGCCCCtaacaccagtgtgcatgcaagTTAATGACACTAATACTCTGTAAATTCAGCTCTTAAAGTGCAAGCTGTTGTGCCATAATAATATGAATAAGCAGAAGCCATTTGTTCAAGTTTAAGATAAGAGGATCCACTTACACAGAGTTTAGCTATCATATTCCTTATGGTTATTAATTCGCATTCAGAATGCATATAAGGTGAGACAAAGTGCACAGTAGTGGACAGTAGGTCAGAGATAAGCTTACAGATTTAAAACAGTATATTGGCTTTTCTATCTTTCATAATGTCTgccaaaataatttattgtttctattttaattcaaGGGCATTTCTCCACAAATACATGCAGTGAATAgcctttaatttgattaattaatcagaaTATCATTGGATTACAAagtttaattgattgacagctctactaaaaacatgtaatatatattactgttcaaatgtttggggtcagcaagatttttatgtaatttaatcacttgatagcaaagctgagttttcagcagcaattactccagtcttcagtgtcaaattatCCGCAGAAATCAtagtaatatgctgatttgatgctcaagacttattttcagtgttgaaaacagttgtgcttttgtaaaaaaaaaaaaaaaaacattatatattcaggattctttgattaatacaaagttccaaagaacagcatttatttgacatagaaatCTTTGGTACCATtacactgtaaatgtctttactgtcacttttgatcaactcaatgcatccttgctgaaaattCGTACTGACCCTGAACTAGCAAATAGTGTTGGCCTGCCATCTAGTTAGTGAATATTTTTTCACCCATATTTACCAGTATTATTGAGTCCAAACAGCAGTGGACATGATATCGCAAAAGACAGAATCCAGACAACAGAAATCATGACTGTGACCCTCCTCTTGGAGCTGTAGCGTGTGTTGTACAACATAGGCATGGCTACAGCTGTGTACCTGTGGGAGATACAAGACAAAAATGGATTTGTTGTTATCTTACAGGCATTATATGATCTGTATCCTATTCCTACATGCCTCTGCACACAATTTTCCAAATATACCTGCAATCATGTGACCTATGATGAACAGTATAGAACCACATATCAGTGCTTCCCAATCCCATGACCTCTGTAATCCTTTTAAGACTTTCATTTTAGTATCTGATTACTTACTATATAAATAGAGAGACATTTAGTATGATCCGCTATTGATCTCACAAGTATTTCTTACTATTCTGAGCTCATGTGACATTGTAAGTGACAATGTACAATGAAGTTGTTGTCGTCTACATACAACAACAACCTCAGCATCAAATCTGGTTTATTTTCAGGTGTGCGAAAGCTGAGTTGGTCCCTCTTTTGAGCTAAGCCACAAAATTATGTCTCCGTCAGCATTAGACCACTCTTATAATGGCAGTGTAGAAACACCTACCTGTCGATACTGATGGCACATAGATTGAGTATGCTCGCTGTACACATCATCACGTCCAGGGTGACAAAGATGTCACAATGGATTGTGCTGAACCGCCACTCTCCCACCACCTGGGAGGACAGAAATGGACAACTAAATGCTCTGCTAATTGTAGAATGCGTCTTGAATGCAAACCTACAATGTTTGCTTGCAAATGGGCAATAGTTAGTTACTTGCCAGAAACACTCTGGCAagcattgcatattactaatattGTTGGATTCTAAATATCCATAGTAACACCACAACCACCTGTCTTTCTCGTCTGCAAGTCTGTGGGAGTCAATTTGCAACAGCTTTAGCcactataataatgtttaaaccaataaaatattGGCATTTTCTCTGGTTTATGCGATAAAACTGGTCTGAAAGAAGCAATATAGCACAGGTCAGCCTCATCCACAGTTCGCATCTCCTGAGTTGGCTGGCAGAGCTTTCTGAGCTGCCTCTGATTAATGTGTGTCCTCAGGCAAGCCGAGGGACTCAGAAACCTCTTGATGGTCTTAGGTCCCTGCCTAGAGTTTGCATCGCTGTCATTGATTAAAGAGTTATTTGACACCTCTAATGAAAGCGGCTGTGAGTTGTCTGAATCAGTTCATCACCATATCTCTAAACTTAGATGAAATGAGCCTCACCGCTATCATTCTCAGACATCGCTAGTGATCAAAACATGTCCTTGAACTAACAGATGGAGAGGGAGGTCTGTAGAACAAGCATGTACT is a genomic window of Cyprinus carpio isolate SPL01 chromosome B15, ASM1834038v1, whole genome shotgun sequence containing:
- the drd2a gene encoding dopamine receptor D2a; amino-acid sequence: MEVFTEYAYNESFFENGSRGFNGTEQGRRHQYNYYAMLLTLLIFVIVFGNVLVCMAVSREKALQTTTNYLIVSLAVADLLVATLVMPWVVYLEVVGEWRFSTIHCDIFVTLDVMMCTASILNLCAISIDRYTAVAMPMLYNTRYSSKRRVTVMISVVWILSFAISCPLLFGLNNTVTHDDALCVIANPAFVVYSSIVSFYVPFIITLLVYVQIYVVLRKRRKRVNTKHTCPVTDMDMSSTLKKCTHPDDVKLCTVIVKSSGNFPVNNKNVIFIKEVVNNGDDIQMDEMTNLNPPRQRKQDQSGTSQQHSRLVNSNLRETDISPPSPEAGVKPERNGNTSNITKGAKAFEIQVSPTGKTQTSVKTLNKRKISQQKEKKATQMLAIVLGVFIICWLPFFITHIVNTYCQVPPELYTAFTWLGYVNSAVNPIIYTTFNIEFRKAFIKILHC